GTGCTGATGACCCGGCTGCACGGCCGGCACTGGTGGCGCCGCGCGGAGACCCCGCGCGGGCGTCTGCCCCTGCACCTGGCGGTGACCGGAGCGGCGGTGACGGCTGTCGGCTGCGCCCTGCTCGGCCGGCACCGGGCCGCCACGGCCTGCGCCGCGCTGTGGCTGGCCGGCACCACCGAATTCGCCCTCGCCCGCATCACGCCCGGGCCGGGCACCCGCGACGAGGTGCTCACCATGACGGTGACCAGTGCCCTCGTCCCGCCCGCCGCGACCTGGCACTGGCTGCGCGGGCGGCTCGTGCACCGAAGGGCCCGGCCGCACACCCCGTTCCAGAGCGCCGCGCCGGCGCCCGAGCCCCGCCCGGCGGTCAGGGAACCGCAGCGGTCATGACACCGACGCTCGGCCCCAGGCGCAGGCGCTCGGCCCCAGGCGCACGAAAGCGGGGCCCGTCACCCGGAAGGGAGACGGGCCCCGCACAGTGCGGTGACCGGGCTACTCGAACTTGCCCCGGCCGCTCAGGGCGTCACGCAGCCGGTCCACCAGCCCGGCGCCCGGAGCGAGGAGTTTGTTCGCCGGTGGCTTGTCCGGGGCAGCCGGGTGCGGCCGGGTCGGGGCGATCTTCTTCGCCCTGCGTACCTTGTCGCCCAGCTCGTTGAGCGCGTCCATCGGGCAGGCCTGCCGCAGCCGCGGGAAGAGGTTGCCCTCCTCGTCGGCGACATGCGCGCGGATCTCGCTCATCAGCATGCCCATCAGGCGGTCGAAATCGGCGTCGCCCGCGTCGCAGCGCTCCAGGTCCTTCATGATCTGCTCGGCCGTGGCATGGTCCTTGAGCTCCTGGTCGGCGAGGGCGTCGCCACCCGCCACGTGCTCGCGTACGGCCGGGTAGAGATAGGCCTCCTCGGCCACCGAGTGCCGTACCAGCTCGATCGTGACCTGGTCGGCGTACACCTTGCGGTCCTGGTGGCCGGACGGCAGGGCCTCGATTCTCCCGAACATCTCCTCGACCTCGCGGTGATCGGTCACCAGCTCGTCGATGACGTTTCCTCCGTGTCCCATGTCCTTCACCTCCTGCGCTCGGGTCCCCCCGGCTCAGGGGGGTTAACGTGCGGTCCCGCCGGTGCTGTACCGGCGGTTCAGGCGGGGAGCTTGGCCCGGACACGCCCGGCCGCGGCGGCCGGCCGTGCGGTGGCGCGCACGGAGCGGCGCACCAGACCGGCGTCGCGCCGCACATCGCGGGCCGCGTGGGAGCCGCGCCACACCACCGAAGGGCGCGCCCCGGTGTCGTCGGCCGTGATCAGCAGCCCGCCGAGCATGGACATGTTCTTGAAGAAGTGGATGCGCTGCTGTGCCCGCTCCTCGGGGTCCTCCGCCTCCCAGAAGCGGTGCCCCGCCAGCGTCGTGGGCACCAGCGTGGCGGCGATGGCCAGCGCCGCCGGGCGCGGCATGCGCCCCGTGGCCAGCATCAGCCCCGCGACGACCTGTACGGCGCCGCTGAGCCGTACGACCTGCTCGGTGCGGTCCGGCAGCGCCGGGATGCGTTCGGTGACGGGTCGGACGACAGGCTCGGCGGCGTCGGCGACCTGTTTCGGGTCGCGGACGGAGTTCATGCCGCCCGTGAGGAACATCGAGGCCAGCAAGGGGCGGCCGAGCACACGCAACAGACTCATGGCGCTCTCCAGGGAGTCGGTGGGTAGAGCGCTCGACGGGTTCCCCCGTCGGGGACGAAACAGTCACCCCGCACGGTGCCGTGCCCACGCCTCGTCGCGCAGCTCCCCGGACAGCAGGACGTCGGCGGCGGTGCGGGCGAGCGCCCGGGCCGCGGCCAGGAGCACCTCGCGGGCCCGGGGCGAGGCGGCCGCCTCGGCGAACTCTGGGGTGTGGTCGGAACCGTCCTCGTCCATGATCGCGACGAACGGGTGGATGGCCGGTACCCGTGCGCTGACGTTGCCGATGTCGGACGAGCCCAGGTACACGCCGGGCGCCGGCGGCGACAGCGCGATGCCGTCCCGGGCCAGATGCGCGGCGAACCGCTCGGACAGCACCTCGCTGTCCCGGAAGTGCTCGTAGCGCACGGTGGCCTGCTCCACCTCGGCGGTGGTGCCGGTGGCCCGGGCCACCCCGTCCGCGCACACCCGCAGCCGCTCCGTCAGGTCCTCCAGGGCGGCCGTCGTCGCCGCGCGCAGACCGAACAGCCCCGCGGCGTACTCCGGGACGATGTTCGTGGCCGTGCCGCCGTGCGTGACGATGCCCTGCACGTGCGAGCCCTCCGGCAGCCGGCGCCCCAGCACGGCCAGCACGTTGAACAGTTCCACGAGCGCGGCCAGCGCGTCGACGCCCTCCGTGGGATTGCCGGTGGGGTGGGCGGCCCGGCCGTGGAAGGCCACCCGGTACTGCACCTGCGCGGTCAGCGGTGCCCGCACCCAGTCGTGCACCCCGGGGTGGAACATCAGCGCCGCGTCGACGTCGTCGAACACCCCGGCCTCCACCTCGATCGCCTTGCCGCCGCCGCCCTCCTCGGCGGGCGTGCCGACCGCCAGCACCGTCCCGGCGGAAGCCTCCGGCACGGCGGCCACCGCCAGGGCGGCGCCCAGTCCGGCGGCCGCGATGAGGTTGTGGCCGCAGGCGTGGCCGAGGCCGGGCAGGGCGTCGTACTCCATCAGCAGCGCCACGGCGGGCCGGCCCCGGCCCGAGCGGGCGGTGAACGCCGTCGGCATCCCCGCCACGCCGCGCTCCACGGCGAACCCGACACGTTCCAGCTCGCCCGAGAGCAGGGCGGACGCCCGCTGCTCGGCGAAGGCGATCTCGGGGTCGGCGTGCAGGTGCCGGGCCACCCCCCACAGCAGGTCGGCCCGGGCCGTCACCTCCTCGTCTACGGCCTGGTGCACGGCGTCGAGCGGACGGGTCACGGGGTCTCCTGCACGTCGGCTGCGGTGTGCGTCCCCGGGAAAGGGGCCCCACCCGCGACGGGGCGGGCCTCGCCACGGGTGCCGGTTCGGTTCCCCGCCCGGGTTTCACCCCACGCCGTCGCGACACCCCCGTCGTCGCGCCACAGCGTTTCGGCGGGTGCCCGGGGTCAACACGGTCGGCGTACCCGCCGGGCCACGACAGCGTGGACGCCGCGGCGGCGGCTCGGGCGGGCCGGAACCGGGAGGAACCATGGACCACTCGCGCGTGCCCGTGCTGGAGGCGCTGGAGGACTTCCGGCGCCGCGGCGACATCGCCTACGGCCCGCCCGGCCACAAGCAGGGCAGGGGAGTGGACCCACGGGTCGCGGAGATCGTCGGCCTCGACGTGTTCCGCTCCGACGTGCTGTCCCTCGACGGGCTCGACGACCGCCGCCAGTCGCAGGGGGTGCTGCGCCGGGCCCAGGAGCTGATGGCCGACGCGGTCGGCGCCGAGCACGCCTTCTTCTCGACCTGCGGCAGCTCCCTGTCCGTGAAGACCGCCATGCTCGCCGCGGCCGGCCCGGGGGAGAAGCTGCTGCTGTCGCGCAACGCCCACAAGTCCGTCGTCGCGGCCGTCATCGTCAACGGCGTCGAACCGGTGTGGGTCCACCCGAAGTTCGACCCCGAGCGGCATCTGGCCCACCCGCCCGAGCCCGACGACGTCCGCCGGTGCCTCGAGGAGCACCCGGACGCCAAGGGCATGCTGCTCATCACCCCCACGGACTGGGGCTCCTGCGCGGACATCGAGGGGGTGGCCCGGGTGTGTCACGCGGTCGACGTGCCCGTCATCGTCGACGAGGCCTGGGGCGCCCATCTGCCGTTCCACCCCGACCTGCCCGTCTGGGGCATGCACGCCGAAGCCGACCTGGTGGTGACCAGCGTGCACAAGATGGGCGGGGCGGTGGAGCAGAGCTCCGTCTTCCACCTCCAGTACGACCGCGTGTCGCCCGAGGCCCTCGCACAGCGTGAGGACCTGCTCGGCACCACCAGCGCCTCCTCCCTCGTCCACGCCACGCTCGACGGCTGGCGACGCCAGATGGTCGAGCAGGGATACGACCTCCTGGACGGGGCGATCCGCCGCGCCCATCGCATCCGGGCGGCGGTCGCCGACCTGCCGGGGCTGCGGCCCATGGGGCGCGAGATCGTGGAGGAGGGGCTCGCCGCCGACCTCGATCCGCTCAAGATCGTGATCGACGTCCGCAAGCTCGGCCTGAGCGGCATACAGGCCGTGGAGTGGCTGCGGACCCACCGCCACGTGGACGTCGGCGGCTCGGACAGCTGCCGCCTCAGCGCCTCGATCACCCACGCGGACGACGACGAGACCGAGGAGGTCCTGCTGGACGCCCTGCGTGCGCTCACCGAGCACGCGGACTCCGTCGAACGCCGCCCGCCGGTCCGGCTGCCCGAGCCGTCCGCACTGGAGCTTGAGCAGGCCATGCTGCCCCGCGAGGCGTTCTTCGCCCCGGTCGAGCACGTGCCCGCCGAGCGGGCCGCGGGCCGGATCGCGGCGGAGACGATCAGCCCCTACCCACCCGGCGTCCCCGTGGTGGCACCCGGCGAGATCATCACCGACGAGGTGCTGGACTACCTGCGCAGCGGCGCCGACCACGGCGTCCTGATCCCGGACGCGGCCGACTCCTCCGTACGCACCCTGCGGGTCGTGGCACGGGGAGCGAACACACGTGCGTGAGATGTTGAAGAAGTTATTAAAGTGAATTCTGAGAAAGTTGGCATGCTTTGTCCGATTCCGGTGATCCGGAAGGTGAAGGTACTCGCTCTGCTCAAGGAGATGGTGCTATGCCTTCCAAGGAAAAGGTCATCGAGGAACTGACCGGCGTCCCGAGTGTCGACATCGAGGCGGCGCTCGACCCG
The Streptomyces tuirus genome window above contains:
- a CDS encoding hemerythrin domain-containing protein translates to MGHGGNVIDELVTDHREVEEMFGRIEALPSGHQDRKVYADQVTIELVRHSVAEEAYLYPAVREHVAGGDALADQELKDHATAEQIMKDLERCDAGDADFDRLMGMLMSEIRAHVADEEGNLFPRLRQACPMDALNELGDKVRRAKKIAPTRPHPAAPDKPPANKLLAPGAGLVDRLRDALSGRGKFE
- a CDS encoding DoxX family protein codes for the protein MSLLRVLGRPLLASMFLTGGMNSVRDPKQVADAAEPVVRPVTERIPALPDRTEQVVRLSGAVQVVAGLMLATGRMPRPAALAIAATLVPTTLAGHRFWEAEDPEERAQQRIHFFKNMSMLGGLLITADDTGARPSVVWRGSHAARDVRRDAGLVRRSVRATARPAAAAGRVRAKLPA
- a CDS encoding amidohydrolase, which gives rise to MTRPLDAVHQAVDEEVTARADLLWGVARHLHADPEIAFAEQRASALLSGELERVGFAVERGVAGMPTAFTARSGRGRPAVALLMEYDALPGLGHACGHNLIAAAGLGAALAVAAVPEASAGTVLAVGTPAEEGGGGKAIEVEAGVFDDVDAALMFHPGVHDWVRAPLTAQVQYRVAFHGRAAHPTGNPTEGVDALAALVELFNVLAVLGRRLPEGSHVQGIVTHGGTATNIVPEYAAGLFGLRAATTAALEDLTERLRVCADGVARATGTTAEVEQATVRYEHFRDSEVLSERFAAHLARDGIALSPPAPGVYLGSSDIGNVSARVPAIHPFVAIMDEDGSDHTPEFAEAAASPRAREVLLAAARALARTAADVLLSGELRDEAWARHRAG
- a CDS encoding aminotransferase class I/II-fold pyridoxal phosphate-dependent enzyme is translated as MDHSRVPVLEALEDFRRRGDIAYGPPGHKQGRGVDPRVAEIVGLDVFRSDVLSLDGLDDRRQSQGVLRRAQELMADAVGAEHAFFSTCGSSLSVKTAMLAAAGPGEKLLLSRNAHKSVVAAVIVNGVEPVWVHPKFDPERHLAHPPEPDDVRRCLEEHPDAKGMLLITPTDWGSCADIEGVARVCHAVDVPVIVDEAWGAHLPFHPDLPVWGMHAEADLVVTSVHKMGGAVEQSSVFHLQYDRVSPEALAQREDLLGTTSASSLVHATLDGWRRQMVEQGYDLLDGAIRRAHRIRAAVADLPGLRPMGREIVEEGLAADLDPLKIVIDVRKLGLSGIQAVEWLRTHRHVDVGGSDSCRLSASITHADDDETEEVLLDALRALTEHADSVERRPPVRLPEPSALELEQAMLPREAFFAPVEHVPAERAAGRIAAETISPYPPGVPVVAPGEIITDEVLDYLRSGADHGVLIPDAADSSVRTLRVVARGANTRA